The nucleotide sequence GCCTGGAAGATCTGGCAATCTGATCGCACTGAATACCAGTAAAAAAGCGCTCCATAAGGTAGCGCTTTTTTTAATTCATGGTGCTTATCCTATGTAGACCATACAGTCCAAGGATATCGCCATGTTTACGTTCATCAAACGGTTCATCACCCGATTCAGACCAAGACCCAAGCCATTCACATCCGACATCATCGTAGGCTATCAATGCACCAATTGCGAAATGACCCATGAGCTATTTGAAGCGTTTGAACGCCTTGGTCGAGTGCTCATTGAGCATAGAAAGAAAGCCAAGCCAGAAGTGAGTTCTTCAGTACCAGCAGCGACTGAGACACATAATTTGCACTAGTACATGTGAAGAGTTATCGATCATTTTTCGCCCCCCGCCAAGGCGTAGACATCCCGGAAGGGGTCGCCTGTACCTAATTAACCGGTGTCAATTTCCCCAATGCACTCGCAAGCTGATATTTAGCCGTATGCCAATCGGCAATAGACTGGATCCGCTGCTGACGTGCAGTTGCCAAGGCAGTTTGCACATTCATCAGCTCCATGATGTCGGCCACACCGGTTCGATAGCGTTTCTGGCTGGCGGTAAATGCCGCCTCTGCATGCCGCAACAATTCCGCCGTGGCAGCGACATTCAGGCCACTGGTCCGCAAGGCTTCATGGCTAGTCCATACATCTCTTGCTACCTGCTGCTCGGCATCTGCCAAGCGTGCCTCCTGTAGATCAACTTCCGCTTCTGCATTACGGATCTTGTAAGTCCGTCCAAATCCTTCAAAAATCGGCACATTAAGCTCAATGCCGAGATAACGATCCTGCGAACGTGCCGGGGTAGTCGACAAACCTACGCCCAGGCTTTCCGGCTGGGTGTTGTGACTGGCACGTGCCACCAGATTGATACTGGGTCGCCCCTCTGCCCTGACCTGATCCACCCGGGCTCTGGCAGCATCCCGCTGTAGCCGTGCTGCTTTCAGAGTAGGATGCTCACGCTGGGCCTCACCCAACAGCACACTGACAGCTTCTCCTACTTGGTCGAGGTTCGCAGCTGTACTTTGCAAGGCAACTACCTTACGTAGTTGGTTGACTGGCAAGCCCATGTCCAGCGCCAATACACCCAGCGCATTATGCTGCTCTCCTTCCGCTTTGATACGACTGATCATCGCTTGGGTATAGGCAGTTTGTGCCTGTAGTTGATCGGTAATGGCCGAGACGCCGCCAGCCACCCGGCCGGAGGCGGCCTTTAGTGTTTGCTGGGCCGTCTGCTCATTCTCCACTGCTGCAGCCAAAGCAGACTGTGCTGCTACGGCCTGATAGTAGTCACGAGCGGTATTGGCAAAAATCTTCAGCAAGGCTTGGTCGTACTGCCCCTGCGCGGCCTGCAGCAACAAACGGGCATTGTCCAGGGCCGCGGCGCGAGAACCAAAGTCGTAGAGCAGCCAATTCAGCGTGGCGGTATCGACATGGTAAGTATTGGCAATATCAGTACCAAGACGCGGGTACTGAGGCGTGGTGGTACGCGCCCGATTACGCACGCCCTGGATGCTGGCACTGATTGTGGGCAAGTAGGCTGACTCAGCCACACCCACTTGCATGGCCTGGGCTCGAATGCCGGCCCAGGCACTTTGGCTTTGCGGGTTATGGCACAAAGCCTGATCCACTGCGGTGGCCAGATCAATCTGCGTCTGCTCAGTCAGAATCGGACACGGGCCGCCACCTGAAAGTGGAGGCGCAACAAGTGCGGGCATCACCCTTAACGGATCTTGCGGATAAGGGTCCCAGGCGTGACAGATAGAGGGGCACAACAGCAATCCGCTGAATAAAACTGGCCATATTTTCCTGCGGGTACTCACAATTCGGGAGATCACAACAAAGCTTGATTTCATGACACGAGACAGTTCATCAATAGGAATGTAAACAGTGATATATCCCCCGGCTAAGACCGGGGGATATCCTGAGTGTTAAGGCTTATTTCCAATTGGCAGCCAGAGTCGGCTGCAAGGAACTGCTGTAGTTGCTAGGCAAGCTGGTCTGGCCTGCGGCGGGCGGGCTGAAAGAAGCCATTGCACTGACCAGATTCTGCACCTGGCTGTTCAACAGCAACTTGCCATCTCCGGAACGAATCTGCTCTACCTGATTATTCGTCCCACTGCCAGCCAGATACCAGTTCTGAATGGTCACCTTGTCACTGCTACCGATAATGGTTACCACCAGATCGTTGCTGCTCTTCTGGAACCAGAGCTGGTCGTAGCGGACATCAGACCCCAAAATCAGCTGGTCGGTATTACCTGCCGTACTGTCCTGATCCTGGATGATGTCGGCACCATCACCACGTTTGAGACGGTAAATATCATTACCCAGGCCACCTTTCAGCGTGTCACTGCCAGCGCCACCCCACAGATCGTCATTGCCGGCACCGCCATCCAGTATATTGCTGCCGGCATTGCCAATCAGCACATTGGCAAGGCTATTACCCGTGCCATTAATGGCGGTCGTGCCGGTCAGCGTCAGGTTCTCCAGATTATTACCCAGCGTCCAAGTCACCGAACTTTGCACCGTATCCGTCCCTTCATTGGCATTTTCGGTGATCTTGTCTCCCGTATTATCCACGATATACAGGTCATCACCGGTACCGCCGAGCAAGGTGTCGGCACCGGTACCGCCGTCCAGCCGGTCGTTGCCCGCACCGCCAGTCAGCGTATTGATAGCCGAATTTCCAATCAACACATTATCCAGCGCATTACCGGTGCCATTGATGGCTGCTGTACCGGTCAGGGTGAGGTTTTCAAGATTATTGCCCAAGGTGTAGCTGACCGAACTTTGTACGGTATCCGTCCCCTCGCTGGCATTCTCATTGATGACATCGGCAGTGCTATCCACCACATAGGTATCGTTACCCAGGCCACCATTCATGGTGTCATTCCCTGCCCCGCCATCCAGCGTGTCGTTACCAGCTCCACCATTCAGGATGTCGTTACCTGCCAGTCCACTCAGGGTATCGTTACCGGCCCCGCCATTTAGCGTATCAACACCGGAAGTACCAGTCAGGGTAAGGTTCTTCACCGACACGACCAGATCGAACACATCGGAAGCCGTCAGATTGCCGCTATCACGAGCGGTCACCATGACACTGACGGTTCCAGAAGCACCGACGGGTGGTGTCCCGCTGAATTGGCGGGTGCTGGCATTGAAAGTGAGCCAGGAAGGCAAAGCCTTGCCGTCCGCGAGCGTCGCGCCATAGCTCAGCGTGTCACCACTATCCGGATCGGTAAACGCATTACTCGCCACCGTGTAGGTGAAGGCTAGCCCTTCACCTGCTGTTTGATCCGGCAAGGCCGCCGACAGCACCGGGGCTCGATTGGCTGCGCCGATGGTCATGTTGACGTATACCCCGGTGGAGTAGTTGTAATTATCGGTCCCCCACAGCACAAACTTCAGGCTGCCGACATTGGCAGTACCAGGCGTCCCCGACAGGGTGCGCGTGCTGGCATCAAAACTCAGCCACGATGGCAGTGGCGAACCGTCCTGCATCTTGACGCTGTAGGTGATCGAATCCCAGACATCCGGGTCGGTAATCGTGTTGACGGGTACCACATAACTGAAGACAGCGCCGGCCTTGGCTTGCAAGGTAGGCAGACCGCTATTAAGTACTGGCGCATGGTTGTTATTGGCCCGATCCACCACGCTCTGGATTTTTGCCTGGTCCCAAACCACGCCATTGGCAAACTCGATGCGATCAATCTTGTGATCAGCGGCCTGCCCATTAAGCGTGGTATTGGCGGCGTAATAGTCCAGGAAACCAATCTGGTCTGTCGAGTTCTTGAGCTTCAAGAACATATTGTTGCCAGACTGGAAAGCCAGCACATCGGCTTCGGCAATCCCTGCGCCAAGTCGCAGGGTGTCACTGGCGCTGCTTACATCGGTATTATCGATAGTGTCCTGGCCATCACCCTTGTTAAACACATAGATGTCATTGCCCAGTCCGCCTGACAGATAGTCGTTGCCCGTGCCGCCAGCGAGGACATTATCGCCATCATTCCCCCACAGGCCATTGGCCAGTGCATTGCCTGTCGCATTCAGATTTGCCGTACCGTCCAGAGCCAGCCGCTCGACATTGGCACCAAGCGTCCAACTGACCGAGGAGCGGACAAAATCATCCCCCTCGCCCTCCTGCTCCACGATCACATCGCCGACATCATCAATTTCGTAGTAGTCGTCACCGCTACCGCCAATCAATGTGTCCTGCCCCTCACCGCCGAACAGCGCATCATTGCCTGCACCACCAATCAGCGTGTCATTACCCGTCAGGCCCAACAGGCTGTTATCGGCGGCATTGCCGGTGATGACGTTATCCAGCTCATTGCCATTACCGTGAATCACATTGCCTTTGAGGACAAGGTTCTCGACATTACGCTCCAGCACATACAGCGTGTCGTAACTGCGTTCGATGGTATCGATACCCTCAGACATCGACTCAATCACCTGATCACCTTCCGAGTCGACCACAAAAGTATCGTTACCCCGGCCGCCGTACAGGGTGTCCTGTCCAAGACCACCATCCAGACGATTATTGCCATCGTTACCAGTCAGGATGTTATTGGCCGCGTTGCCTGTACCATCCAGGTTTGCCGAGCCGGTGAGTGTCAGATTTTCGACGTTGTCCTGCAGGGTATAACTGAAGCTGCCGGTTTCGATGGTATCGCGGCCCTCATCCGCAAGCTCCACGACCACATCCTGCAGATTATCAATGACGTAAGTATCGTTGCCGGCGCCACCAATCAGGGTATCAGCACCGGCACCACCATCCAGGCGGTTGTCACTGACATTGCCGTACATGGTGTTGTCCTGCGCATTGCCGACCGCTTCCTGCATGCCCCCGTCTTCGGCCATGCGCAGGATCTCGACATTGTCCGCCATACGGGTAAGCCAGGACGTGGTGTAGATGGTATCGATTCCCTCATTGGCCGCCTCGACAACAACGTCATTCAGGCTATCGATGTAGTAAGTATCATCACCCAGCCCACCAACCAATGTATCCGGAGCAGACAAGTCGACATTTCCCTTCAAAATGTCGTTGCCTGCGCCGCCATCCAGCAAACCGCTACCGATCAGCGTATCGTTGCCATCACCACCATACAGCGCATTGCGCCCCAGGCGGTCTTCGATGACATCATCACCTGCCTCGCCATAGATGGTGTCATCTCCGATCAAACCATTCAGTTTGTCATTCCCCTTGCCACCATGGATCACATCATTTTCGGGGTGGCCGAAAATCACGTCATCACCATCGCTACCCTGCAACACCTGCAGCCGGATGGCCTCCAGATCCCAGCTGGTGCCATCACCCAGAACAATCGTATCAATCGCCAGGGGATGGCTCTTGTCATACTCGGTGTAGAAATGTTGCTGGACGCGAATCTGGTCTGCCGTCACGGTATTGCTGATAACCAGGTCATCACCATCCCGGCGCAGAATGGCCGTTTTGGCAGTGAGGGAGGACAACACGATAGTGTCATTACCTGCCACATCCATGACGGTATCGCTGCCATCGCCAGCCACAAATACATAACGGTCATCTCCTGTGCCGCCCAACAGGCTGTCATTACCCACACCGCCATTCAGGGTGTCATTGCCATCCATCCCCCACAGCGTGTCGTTGCCTGCAGCGCCAGACAACACATCAGCCTTGGCCGAGCCTTCAATCACATCGTCAGCGGCTGATGGGCGCTGGGTGGCGGCAACAATTGCCACGGCATCCAGGGTCGTAACCGTATTACCTTCCATCATCTGGATGACATTGCGTGGCATGTCCTCCCAGAAGAAACCACCCAGGGTAATGCGGTCTTCCGGGCTGCTGCTAAAGCTGAGTACCAGATCATTGTTATGCCGCCGGAAGGTCACCTCACTGACCGACAAATCGATGAGGGCGACGGTAGTCAGGTCCTGATAGTCATCCATCACATAGTCTTTGCCATCGCCACGAGCAAAAACATAGGTGTCGGCGCCGGCATCGCCAGACAAGGTGTCATCGCCCGTCCCACCCTGCAGAATGTCATTACCGTTATCGCCATTCAGAGAATCGCGACCACTCCCACCACGCAGGATATCGGCACCATTGCCACCAACTAGCCAGTCATCCCCGTCGCCGCCATCCAGAGAGTCCTGACCATCACCACCATCCAGCACATCGTTGCCAACAGCGCCTTGCAGTACATCGTTGCCATAGCCGCCAGACAGGTGGTCATCTCCGGCATCGCCATACAGCATGTCGTTTCCGTCACCACCGCTAAGCGTATCGTTGCCATTACCACCATGCAGGATATCGTTGCCACCCATGCCATCAATGATGTCATCACCGCCCAGGCCATCAATCACGTCATCAATGACATAACCACCAATATAATCATTACCCTCAGTGGCACGCTGCATGGAAACCAGTACATCCTTGACCAGCCACACCTTGCCATCAGCAAACTCGATACGGTCTACGGCATAGCCGGTTTGTCCATCACCATCGAAATAGCGTTCAACCGTGATGACATCCGTCGCAGAGCTATGAATCAGCAGATTATCGCCAACACGTTCAAGCGTGACCGCCGAGGATGCAATGGATGCATCAAAACGGATGATGTCGATCGAACCTTCGTTATTGTCATAGTTGCGGATGGTGTCTTTGCCATGGCCAGCCGAGAACAGGTAGGTATCCTGCCCTTTCCCGCCCACCAGCAAATCATCCCCCTCACCACCGATCAGGGTATCGTTGCCGGCATCGCCAGTGAGAAAATCATTGCCCTTGCCACCATCCAGCACATCATTGCCGGCATAGCCGTACAGCTTGTCGTTGCCGCTCAGTCCGTTGATACGATCATCAAGCGGCGTGCCATACAACTGGTCATCACCTGGCGTACTCGCACTGATCAGCCTGTTGACAAGGTCCCCATAACTCCAGCTACTGCCATCGGCAAAGCGGATGGATTCAATCAATCCTTCCGCAACATTGCCATCAAAATCAAAGAAGCTATCAATCTGAATACGGTCGCCGGTATCGCGGCCGTTGGCATCCTGGATATTGATCCAAACTGTCGTTGCATCTCGTGTCAGACGCAGCCGATCAGGTGTTATGTCCGCGCTGAGGAAAACCAGTACATCCTGACCGGAACTATCGTAAATACGGTCTTGCCCATCGCCAATTTGAAATTGGTAGGTGTCATTACCTGCAGCGCCGAACAGCAAGTCATTACCTTTATGTCCTTGAATGACATCGTTTCGATCGCGTCCAATAATAGTATCGTCGGCATCCGTACCCAACTCGGCAACGATATCAAGCAGTTGCTGCTCCAACTGTGGGTTATACAAGGATAAATCATGTAATACGGATAGAATGCCCGCCTTGATCGGATCATTCGGGTCCATTGCAGTAAGCGCTGCCTGCATGGCAGGGAAATCAATTGCCATCCCCTGAGAAGCAGAAGAAAAGGCACTATTGATAAAATCCAGCTTTCCGGCATAGACCGTTTGTGCCAGCAACTCAGCCTGGAAGAATTTTTTGAATTTTTCATACTCGGCAATAAGCACGGGAGCTGCCTTGCCGTGCGGGTTAGGGTCACGCGTCCCCCAGCACCAGGTGCCCAGATATCCCCGGCCAGACAGATGCTCCAGCGTAACCAGTTGGCGCGCATCCATCACATGGCCATAACCATTACTGGAGTCACGGCTATTGGGGTCTACGCCTTCAGAACCGGTCCAACGATAAATGATATTATCGAGTGGATTGGATGCCGGATTGGCGATGTAATTTTCAACCATCTTGCGCAGTGTGGCATCACCTGCCATGGCGGTACGCAAGTCATGCACCTGGCCAAAGCCGATGGCATCAGGCAACTGATAAAGATCCATATCGATTTCATCCGGTGTGCTGTCGATACGGTTCTGATTATTGGTCTTGAACCAGACATCCACCGCCGCCGCGCTGGATCCGTCATTACGGATAACCGAGCCGGTCTGCCCCAGGGTATTGCCATTGGCATCAACGCTATTGGTGTCGGTGTACGCGGTATTGATGGCCTTGATGCCAGCCTGGGCCAGCGTCAATAACTCACCGTCATCGGTCACACCATCTCCATTGGCATCACGCCAGATATGCAG is from Aquitalea aquatilis and encodes:
- a CDS encoding TolC family protein; the encoded protein is MKSSFVVISRIVSTRRKIWPVLFSGLLLCPSICHAWDPYPQDPLRVMPALVAPPLSGGGPCPILTEQTQIDLATAVDQALCHNPQSQSAWAGIRAQAMQVGVAESAYLPTISASIQGVRNRARTTTPQYPRLGTDIANTYHVDTATLNWLLYDFGSRAAALDNARLLLQAAQGQYDQALLKIFANTARDYYQAVAAQSALAAAVENEQTAQQTLKAASGRVAGGVSAITDQLQAQTAYTQAMISRIKAEGEQHNALGVLALDMGLPVNQLRKVVALQSTAANLDQVGEAVSVLLGEAQREHPTLKAARLQRDAARARVDQVRAEGRPSINLVARASHNTQPESLGVGLSTTPARSQDRYLGIELNVPIFEGFGRTYKIRNAEAEVDLQEARLADAEQQVARDVWTSHEALRTSGLNVAATAELLRHAEAAFTASQKRYRTGVADIMELMNVQTALATARQQRIQSIADWHTAKYQLASALGKLTPVN
- a CDS encoding calcium-binding protein, translating into MSTISDAVYAQLANSVYRRTPANKTTVPLGWNVLDSVGDGGWLSDVVNLGFSYGVFSSGNDIVIAYTGTNEGKALDFLSGNIPAGAGEYSSQVLDAMLVYEKVRKEHPTANITFTGHSLGGGLASLMGVFFNKSAVIFDPAPFAPTAANLKTVSIYAANLLARGYVDSALNDYILHPFDSYDARVGAIRSYSVSGEALFYLRATTLWDGAPFKNVVFGNETIIDVGKQTMLDGAFSSPLDSARVNLHSMTLLAAMIASPAFAQAIRGNKFSLEVLFDEMYYARDPQNSNEKDILSKLYIKQMDGSDFPLLERFAVELGKIAGSAGVAGGDDVKKALTLAVVEYFNYKDPAATAAGFFEQSGGGVSFKYSTIGAKTYKSLPMLADAVKKYVVESTTNVYSDLIAKDGWFIQQGGGGLSGTSVGKSNDAVVGGISSDIFDAGDGNDILFGMDGDDLLAGGAGDDKIFGGNGQDVLLGGDGRDLLVGGVGRDTLKGGGGFDSYITDMQDYILDDDGKGEVYFKKNELIASKSLLTGGVHQKDDPAGVYKSKDGRFTYVLVGNKLTVNNGLVIDKYKNHDLGIHLLEEDPPLPPGPNMGKAEPITSPIVIDLDGDGVETVGIGAHYFDHNKDGLQEQTAWVGADDGLLVRDLNGDGQINNGGELFGSNTLAADGSAAANGFRALASFDDNGDGKIDAADKIFADLHIWRDANGDGVTDDGELLTLAQAGIKAINTAYTDTNSVDANGNTLGQTGSVIRNDGSSAAAVDVWFKTNNQNRIDSTPDEIDMDLYQLPDAIGFGQVHDLRTAMAGDATLRKMVENYIANPASNPLDNIIYRWTGSEGVDPNSRDSSNGYGHVMDARQLVTLEHLSGRGYLGTWCWGTRDPNPHGKAAPVLIAEYEKFKKFFQAELLAQTVYAGKLDFINSAFSSASQGMAIDFPAMQAALTAMDPNDPIKAGILSVLHDLSLYNPQLEQQLLDIVAELGTDADDTIIGRDRNDVIQGHKGNDLLFGAAGNDTYQFQIGDGQDRIYDSSGQDVLVFLSADITPDRLRLTRDATTVWINIQDANGRDTGDRIQIDSFFDFDGNVAEGLIESIRFADGSSWSYGDLVNRLISASTPGDDQLYGTPLDDRINGLSGNDKLYGYAGNDVLDGGKGNDFLTGDAGNDTLIGGEGDDLLVGGKGQDTYLFSAGHGKDTIRNYDNNEGSIDIIRFDASIASSAVTLERVGDNLLIHSSATDVITVERYFDGDGQTGYAVDRIEFADGKVWLVKDVLVSMQRATEGNDYIGGYVIDDVIDGLGGDDIIDGMGGNDILHGGNGNDTLSGGDGNDMLYGDAGDDHLSGGYGNDVLQGAVGNDVLDGGDGQDSLDGGDGDDWLVGGNGADILRGGSGRDSLNGDNGNDILQGGTGDDTLSGDAGADTYVFARGDGKDYVMDDYQDLTTVALIDLSVSEVTFRRHNNDLVLSFSSSPEDRITLGGFFWEDMPRNVIQMMEGNTVTTLDAVAIVAATQRPSAADDVIEGSAKADVLSGAAGNDTLWGMDGNDTLNGGVGNDSLLGGTGDDRYVFVAGDGSDTVMDVAGNDTIVLSSLTAKTAILRRDGDDLVISNTVTADQIRVQQHFYTEYDKSHPLAIDTIVLGDGTSWDLEAIRLQVLQGSDGDDVIFGHPENDVIHGGKGNDKLNGLIGDDTIYGEAGDDVIEDRLGRNALYGGDGNDTLIGSGLLDGGAGNDILKGNVDLSAPDTLVGGLGDDTYYIDSLNDVVVEAANEGIDTIYTTSWLTRMADNVEILRMAEDGGMQEAVGNAQDNTMYGNVSDNRLDGGAGADTLIGGAGNDTYVIDNLQDVVVELADEGRDTIETGSFSYTLQDNVENLTLTGSANLDGTGNAANNILTGNDGNNRLDGGLGQDTLYGGRGNDTFVVDSEGDQVIESMSEGIDTIERSYDTLYVLERNVENLVLKGNVIHGNGNELDNVITGNAADNSLLGLTGNDTLIGGAGNDALFGGEGQDTLIGGSGDDYYEIDDVGDVIVEQEGEGDDFVRSSVSWTLGANVERLALDGTANLNATGNALANGLWGNDGDNVLAGGTGNDYLSGGLGNDIYVFNKGDGQDTIDNTDVSSASDTLRLGAGIAEADVLAFQSGNNMFLKLKNSTDQIGFLDYYAANTTLNGQAADHKIDRIEFANGVVWDQAKIQSVVDRANNNHAPVLNSGLPTLQAKAGAVFSYVVPVNTITDPDVWDSITYSVKMQDGSPLPSWLSFDASTRTLSGTPGTANVGSLKFVLWGTDNYNYSTGVYVNMTIGAANRAPVLSAALPDQTAGEGLAFTYTVASNAFTDPDSGDTLSYGATLADGKALPSWLTFNASTRQFSGTPPVGASGTVSVMVTARDSGNLTASDVFDLVVSVKNLTLTGTSGVDTLNGGAGNDTLSGLAGNDILNGGAGNDTLDGGAGNDTMNGGLGNDTYVVDSTADVINENASEGTDTVQSSVSYTLGNNLENLTLTGTAAINGTGNALDNVLIGNSAINTLTGGAGNDRLDGGTGADTLLGGTGDDLYIVDNTGDKITENANEGTDTVQSSVTWTLGNNLENLTLTGTTAINGTGNSLANVLIGNAGSNILDGGAGNDDLWGGAGSDTLKGGLGNDIYRLKRGDGADIIQDQDSTAGNTDQLILGSDVRYDQLWFQKSSNDLVVTIIGSSDKVTIQNWYLAGSGTNNQVEQIRSGDGKLLLNSQVQNLVSAMASFSPPAAGQTSLPSNYSSSLQPTLAANWK